ATGACCCACTCCCCATAAGGGAGAGGAAAAAAGAATGCCCGGTCTTAGGCCGGGCTTCGCACTTCTCCCCCTCACCCTACCCTCTCCCCACAGGGGAGAGGATTAGTACCAACCCCCGGAGGGGAGAGGATAAGGGTGAGGGGTTTCAATTCTGATTAGTACATGTCTTCACCGTAGCCGCCGGGTGGGGCCGGAGGCATCGGTTTCTTCTTGTCCGGAAGCTCTGAAACCAAAGCCTCGGTTGTGAGCATGAGCGCCGCGACGCTCGCCGCATTCTGAAGCGCCGTTCTTGCGACCTTCGTCGGATCAATCACGCCGGCTTCAATCATGTCCTCATACTTCTCGGTCTGCACGTTGTAGCCGAAGTTTCTCTTCTCCTTCTTCACATGTTCAACAACTATCGAACCCTCAAGGCCGGCATTGTTCGCAAGCTGTCTCAAAGGGTCTTCGAGAGCCCGCTTCACAATGTTGACGCCAATCGCTTCATCTTCGTCGTCGGCCTTGAACTTATCGAGCACGGGAATTGCCCTTATAAAGGCAACACCGCCGCCAGGTATGATACCTTCTTCAACCGCTGCCCTGGTGGCATGAAGTGCATCCTCGACCCTTGCCTTTTTCTCCTTCATCTCGGTCTCAGTCGAAGCGCCGACATTCACCACTGCCACTCCGCCGGCCAGCTTGGCGAGACGTTCCTGAAGTTTTTCTTTGTCATAGTCTGAGGTACTCTCCTCAATCTGCTTCCTGATGAGAGCAACTCTACCCTTTATCTCCTCGGGCTTTCCTGCGCCCTCGATGATAGTGGTGTTGTCCTTGTCGATTGTAATTCTCTTTGCCCTTCCGAGCTCTTCAAGTTTCACGTTCTCAAGTTTGATTCCGAGGTCTTCGGAAATCATTTTTCCGCCGGTGAGAACCGCTATGTCCTCAAGCATTGCCTTTCTTCGGTCCCCGAAACCCGGTGCCTTCACAGCAGCGCACTGGAGAGTCCCGCGGAGCTTGTTCACGACCAATGTTGCAAGCGCTTCACTCTCGACATCCTCGGCAATCAGGAGAAGCGGTTTGCCCTTCTGGGCGACCTTCTCAAGAAGCGGAAGAAGATCTTTCATGTTGGCAAGCTTCTTCTCGTTGATAAGGATGTAGCAGTCTTCCAGAACGCATTCCATAGCGTCTTTCTCGGTGACAAAGTACGGCGAAATGTAACCTCTGTCGAACTGCATTCCCTCAACAACGTCGAGGGTGGTCTCCATGCTTTTTGCCTCTTCGACAGTTATGGTTCCGTCTTTGCCCACCTTGTCCATTGCATCGCCAATTATTTCGCCAATCGCTTCATCACAATTGGCGGAAATGGTCGCAACCTGGGAGATTTCCTTCCTGTCCTTAACGGGCTTGCTGAGTTTCTTGAGCTCATCAATCACAATGCCGACCGCCTTCTCAATCCCGCGCTTCATCGACATTGGATTTGCTCCGGCCGCAACACTCTTCAAACCTTCACGGAAAATCGCTTCAGCGAGGATTGTTGCTGTTGTGGTTCCGTCGCCTGCCACGTCGCTTGTCTTCGACGCGACCTCTCTCACCATCTGAGCGCCCATGTTCGCGTAGCGCTCTTCGAGTTCAATCTCTTTCGCAACCGTGACGCCGTCCTTTGTCACAGTTGGGGAGCCCCACTTCTTGTCAATCACTACATTCCTTCCTCTTGGCCCGAGTGTCACCTTGACGGCTTTGCTGAGCTGCTCAACGCCGCTCATAATCGCCTGACGAGCCTGTTCGCTGAAGATCAATTGTTTTGCAGCCATGCTATTCACTCCTCCTTGAATTAGAAGATAGATGGTAACCACTCATACAGACTTCTCGCGCGCTCGGCAAGCATGTGGCTGGACCGTCCTTGGGACGATACCCGCTTGCTTCCGACCGCAACACATCGCCTCCCAGGGCGCTGTGAGGAGAAGCTGCGCCAATACGCAGACATCTATTCGATAGTTGCAAGGACATCTTCCTCTCTGAGTATAAGATATTCCTTACCATCTATCTTGATTTCAGTTCCAGAGTACTTCCCTATCAGAACTTTGTCGCCTTTCTTCACTTGAGGAGGAATCTTCTTTCCCTCTTCCGTTAACTTTCCGGCTCCGACTGCGATTACTTCTCCCTCTTGAGGTTTCTCTTTTGCGGTATCCGGGATTATGATTCCGCCCTTTTTCGTCTCTGCTTCTTCAATTCTTCTTACGAGAATTCTGTCAGCAAGTGGACGAATCTTCATTTTCTATCGCTCCTTTCAAGAACTCCTGGCTGGACTTCTGTCTTTACCGACCATGCTACTTGCGGCAGGCTGCAATTGGGAGGCAGGACTTCACCTTCTCACAATGTTCTCCCAGCCGGCCGCTGCGGTGAGACATGAGGAACTGCTTCTCGACCTTACTCACATCCCCCCTTTCGATTGACAAAATTCCGGCGGCGCGTCCCCGAGTCTCCTGGGACATGCCTTTCTTTTTTGTTGCAACTGACGGCATTCGCTCGGCATTCCTGGTACGCAAGGATAAAAAGTGTCATGCAGTCAGGAAATCAGGCCACCGTG
The DNA window shown above is from Candidatus Eisenbacteria bacterium and carries:
- the groL gene encoding chaperonin GroEL (60 kDa chaperone family; promotes refolding of misfolded polypeptides especially under stressful conditions; forms two stacked rings of heptamers to form a barrel-shaped 14mer; ends can be capped by GroES; misfolded proteins enter the barrel where they are refolded when GroES binds); translation: MAAKQLIFSEQARQAIMSGVEQLSKAVKVTLGPRGRNVVIDKKWGSPTVTKDGVTVAKEIELEERYANMGAQMVREVASKTSDVAGDGTTTATILAEAIFREGLKSVAAGANPMSMKRGIEKAVGIVIDELKKLSKPVKDRKEISQVATISANCDEAIGEIIGDAMDKVGKDGTITVEEAKSMETTLDVVEGMQFDRGYISPYFVTEKDAMECVLEDCYILINEKKLANMKDLLPLLEKVAQKGKPLLLIAEDVESEALATLVVNKLRGTLQCAAVKAPGFGDRRKAMLEDIAVLTGGKMISEDLGIKLENVKLEELGRAKRITIDKDNTTIIEGAGKPEEIKGRVALIRKQIEESTSDYDKEKLQERLAKLAGGVAVVNVGASTETEMKEKKARVEDALHATRAAVEEGIIPGGGVAFIRAIPVLDKFKADDEDEAIGVNIVKRALEDPLRQLANNAGLEGSIVVEHVKKEKRNFGYNVQTEKYEDMIEAGVIDPTKVARTALQNAASVAALMLTTEALVSELPDKKKPMPPAPPGGYGEDMY
- the groES gene encoding co-chaperone GroES → MKIRPLADRILVRRIEEAETKKGGIIIPDTAKEKPQEGEVIAVGAGKLTEEGKKIPPQVKKGDKVLIGKYSGTEIKIDGKEYLILREEDVLATIE